The following coding sequences lie in one Mycobacterium gordonae genomic window:
- a CDS encoding gluzincin family metallopeptidase encodes MLTCVFTAELIAAVVISGRERASEPVPAVAGAEPVTTISPIGDRVVRLVSLGGPPSDRLLSRAAADLGSAIDAVVGFWGADWTHEIALVATGSDGQFQQSAGGGASSQWADIAAVTVAERVDPVARTMEDARIVLAPGATHMTAQALRIVLGHELFHYAARVDTALDAPRWLTEGVADYVARPQTPLPADVPAQSLPADGDLDTPGPQRSLAYDRAWWFARFVADTYGPAKLRELYLAACGVGHADQPSAFTAVLGVDAAGLLPRWQRWMTSHA; translated from the coding sequence TTGCTGACCTGTGTCTTCACGGCTGAATTGATCGCCGCGGTCGTGATCTCGGGCCGCGAGCGCGCTTCCGAGCCAGTGCCGGCCGTTGCCGGCGCCGAACCCGTGACGACGATCTCTCCCATCGGTGACCGTGTCGTGCGACTGGTCAGCCTGGGCGGGCCGCCGTCTGACCGCCTGCTGTCGCGGGCTGCCGCTGATCTCGGCAGCGCGATTGACGCGGTCGTAGGTTTCTGGGGCGCCGACTGGACGCATGAGATCGCGCTGGTCGCGACCGGATCCGACGGGCAATTCCAGCAGTCCGCCGGTGGCGGCGCATCCTCGCAGTGGGCGGACATCGCCGCGGTGACCGTGGCCGAGCGCGTCGATCCAGTGGCCCGGACGATGGAAGATGCCCGCATCGTGCTGGCGCCCGGCGCGACTCACATGACTGCGCAAGCGCTACGAATAGTGCTCGGCCATGAGCTTTTCCACTATGCCGCTCGGGTGGACACCGCCTTGGACGCGCCGCGCTGGCTCACCGAAGGGGTGGCCGATTATGTCGCCCGGCCGCAGACGCCGCTGCCCGCCGATGTGCCAGCGCAGTCGTTGCCCGCGGACGGCGACCTCGACACTCCCGGCCCGCAACGCTCGTTGGCCTATGACCGTGCGTGGTGGTTCGCCAGGTTCGTGGCTGACACCTACGGGCCCGCCAAATTGCGCGAACTCTATCTCGCCGCGTGTGGCGTCGGACATGCCGATCAGCCCAGCGCCTTCACCGCCGTACTCGGTGTCGATGCGGCCGGTCTGCTGCCGCGCTGGCAGCGGTGGAT
- the ripC gene encoding peptidoglycan hydrolase RipC → MRLDCKHSIARVIKRFAIGSFASFIVFSGITAAGALADPADDALAKLNELSRQAEQTTEAMHSAQLDLNEKLAAQQAAERKLTDDQAKLEAARARLANFQGAVNKVAAATYMGGRTDGLDAILTAASPQSLIDGLAIQRVMAGQMSSQMASFKAAGEEAVKAEQASAKSAADAKAAAEQAAAVRANLQHKQSQLQVQIAVVKSQYQALTPDQRTALANPGPIPDRVPDRGPGAPAPDALPPGAPVPPEGVPGEAPAPGGASNVPFIGGGGGDRAVVVQAALTQIGSPYVWGGAAPGGFDCSGLVMWAFQQAGISLPHSSQALAHGGQPVSLSDLQPGDVLTFYSDASHAGIYVGDGMMVHSSTFGQPVRVVPMDSSGPIYDARRY, encoded by the coding sequence GCGTTGGCCGATCCTGCCGACGACGCGTTGGCGAAACTCAACGAGCTTTCCCGGCAGGCCGAGCAGACCACCGAGGCGATGCACAGCGCCCAGCTCGATCTGAACGAGAAACTCGCTGCTCAGCAGGCGGCGGAGCGCAAGCTGACCGATGACCAGGCCAAGCTGGAAGCCGCGAGAGCGCGCCTGGCCAACTTCCAAGGTGCGGTGAATAAAGTCGCCGCCGCGACTTACATGGGTGGTCGCACCGATGGTCTGGATGCGATCCTCACCGCCGCGTCGCCGCAGTCCTTGATCGACGGGCTTGCGATACAGCGGGTGATGGCGGGTCAAATGTCTTCGCAGATGGCCAGTTTCAAGGCCGCCGGCGAGGAGGCAGTGAAGGCCGAGCAGGCCTCGGCCAAGTCTGCGGCTGATGCCAAGGCTGCGGCCGAGCAGGCCGCCGCTGTGCGGGCGAACCTGCAGCACAAGCAAAGTCAGCTGCAGGTTCAGATCGCCGTCGTCAAGTCCCAGTACCAGGCGTTGACTCCAGACCAGCGCACCGCCCTGGCCAATCCCGGCCCGATCCCCGATCGAGTACCCGACCGTGGGCCCGGCGCGCCGGCACCGGATGCATTGCCGCCGGGGGCGCCGGTGCCGCCGGAAGGCGTTCCCGGTGAGGCACCCGCTCCTGGCGGGGCGTCCAACGTGCCCTTCATCGGTGGCGGCGGTGGCGACCGTGCGGTGGTTGTGCAGGCTGCGCTGACCCAGATCGGCAGTCCCTACGTGTGGGGTGGCGCGGCTCCCGGTGGATTCGACTGCTCGGGCCTGGTGATGTGGGCTTTCCAGCAGGCCGGCATCTCCCTTCCACACTCCAGCCAGGCGCTGGCGCACGGCGGTCAGCCGGTGTCGCTTTCCGACCTGCAGCCCGGCGACGTATTGACCTTTTACTCCGATGCGTCGCACGCGGGGATTTACGTCGGCGACGGGATGATGGTCCACTCGTCGACCTTTGGCCAGCCGGTACGCGTGGTGCCGATGGACTCGTCCGGTCCCATCTACGACGCCCGCCGCTACTGA